The Pedobacter cryoconitis genome includes a window with the following:
- a CDS encoding DUF3592 domain-containing protein: MVYLLIMGLLLAGFGLFKVFDRKCYKKSGVKTAGVVSDIVLSGRSYYPIVSYETLDGVRVEEEYSLGTMPSAYRKGEFVKVIYKKEDCKKFILDNKSSEYIEFGFIAIGIIMMFISCYYSYKGDGNWDF, encoded by the coding sequence ATGGTGTATTTATTAATTATGGGTTTATTGTTAGCTGGTTTTGGCCTTTTTAAAGTTTTTGACCGCAAGTGCTATAAAAAGTCAGGAGTCAAAACTGCCGGGGTTGTTTCTGATATTGTACTGAGCGGACGGAGTTATTATCCGATTGTGAGTTATGAAACATTGGATGGAGTTCGTGTGGAGGAAGAGTATTCACTGGGAACAATGCCTTCAGCGTATAGAAAAGGAGAGTTTGTCAAAGTTATTTATAAGAAAGAGGATTGTAAAAAGTTCATTCTCGACAATAAGTCTTCTGAATATATAGAGTTTGGTTTTATAGCGATTGGAATAATTATGATGTTTATTTCCTGTTATTATTCCTATAAAGGGGACGGAAACTGGGACTTTTAA